One genomic window of Leptotrichia shahii includes the following:
- a CDS encoding DUF421 domain-containing protein — protein MDFIILVAIKLTIGFIALVLFMNLNGRSQLAPTSTEDQIGNYVLGGIIGGVIYSPSISIIQFLIVLLIWGLLMTITDFLKNTNKSVKKMIDGQVVYLIRDGKMLIENFAQATLSIPDFYTKLRTKGITQISDIKDAFMESNGQLIVIQKGKDGYSNLLVSEGNIQEDNLEHIGKDDAWLKEELEKYNITNISELFIVEYSGNGKLFIVKK, from the coding sequence TTGGATTTCATAATTCTTGTAGCAATAAAACTTACAATCGGATTTATTGCATTAGTTTTATTTATGAATTTAAATGGACGAAGCCAATTGGCACCAACATCAACAGAAGATCAGATAGGTAACTATGTTCTTGGGGGAATTATCGGTGGTGTTATTTACAGTCCAAGTATATCAATAATTCAGTTTTTGATAGTTCTTTTGATATGGGGACTGCTAATGACAATAACTGATTTTCTAAAAAATACAAATAAAAGTGTAAAAAAAATGATAGATGGACAAGTTGTATATTTAATAAGAGATGGAAAAATGTTGATAGAAAATTTTGCACAGGCGACACTTTCTATTCCTGATTTTTATACTAAATTGAGAACAAAAGGGATTACGCAAATATCAGATATAAAAGATGCTTTCATGGAATCAAATGGACAGCTTATAGTTATCCAAAAAGGTAAAGATGGTTATTCAAATTTACTGGTTTCAGAAGGGAATATACAAGAGGATAATCTAGAGCATATTGGAAAAGATGATGCTTGGTTGAAAGAAGAGCTGGAAAAATATAATATCACTAATATTAGCGAGCTTTTTATTGTTGAATACAGCGGTAATGGAAAACTTTTTATTGTGAAGAAATAG
- a CDS encoding potassium channel family protein translates to MAGYLVIGAGKFGRSIAKTLYRHNETVLVIDKNEELIQQIIDDGTVGEAVSFDVTEENSLKKMVNSDDFEVAFICIEGSLQTSALVTVMLKELGIKTIICKAITKIEGKVLEKIGATKVVFPDETVGRDLAFEFLKPDVTEHLKFSEKYRIFEFKVPKKIIGKNLVELDLRKKYEMNVIGIKREGEELRISLLPNENILENDMLLVIANVGKMIQFNKEYLEN, encoded by the coding sequence ATGGCAGGATATTTAGTTATAGGAGCAGGAAAATTCGGGAGAAGTATTGCAAAAACACTTTATAGACACAATGAAACTGTACTTGTAATCGACAAAAATGAGGAACTTATACAGCAAATAATAGACGATGGTACCGTCGGAGAAGCAGTTTCTTTTGATGTAACAGAAGAAAATTCACTAAAGAAAATGGTAAATAGCGATGATTTTGAGGTAGCATTTATTTGTATTGAGGGCAGTTTGCAAACAAGTGCATTAGTTACGGTTATGTTAAAAGAATTAGGAATAAAAACTATTATTTGTAAAGCTATTACAAAAATTGAAGGAAAGGTTTTGGAAAAAATTGGAGCGACCAAAGTTGTATTTCCCGATGAAACCGTTGGAAGAGATTTAGCTTTTGAATTTTTAAAGCCAGATGTCACAGAACATTTAAAATTTTCTGAAAAATACAGAATTTTTGAATTTAAAGTTCCAAAAAAAATTATAGGAAAAAACCTTGTTGAGTTAGATTTGAGGAAAAAATATGAAATGAATGTAATTGGAATAAAAAGGGAGGGTGAAGAACTAAGAATATCACTCTTGCCAAATGAAAATATTTTAGAAAATGATATGCTCTTAGTCATTGCAAATGTTGGAAAGATGATACAATTTAATAAAGAGTATTTGGAAAATTAA
- a CDS encoding DUF3290 family protein, whose translation MEFYNFNYLENQKFVTDKFFLVVIIFVIAFIVFAFWKWFKGSISLRDKQLSLLGLMFIFLFALYHYDNYRAKNNEEKVYKNSASVIKKLSEKFKVNENDIFINTPEITEDTVYKIKDKFYQIHWVGNNILVEQMTVPYVDEVKTIKE comes from the coding sequence ATGGAATTTTATAATTTTAATTATTTAGAAAACCAAAAATTTGTAACAGATAAATTTTTTCTTGTTGTAATTATTTTTGTAATTGCATTTATTGTATTTGCATTTTGGAAATGGTTTAAAGGAAGTATTTCGTTGAGGGATAAGCAGCTTAGTTTGCTTGGATTGATGTTTATCTTTTTATTTGCATTGTATCATTATGATAATTATAGAGCTAAAAATAACGAAGAAAAAGTTTATAAAAATTCGGCAAGCGTTATAAAAAAATTATCTGAAAAATTTAAAGTTAACGAAAATGATATTTTTATAAATACACCTGAAATAACAGAAGATACCGTTTATAAAATAAAAGACAAATTTTACCAAATTCACTGGGTAGGAAATAATATCTTGGTTGAACAAATGACAGTGCCTTATGTGGATGAAGTTAAAACAATTAAAGAATAA
- a CDS encoding tetratricopeptide repeat protein has protein sequence MKKTGMDKLFDKYIKRIQSGDTKAMNEIALIFQNNYEDENAEKWFLKAIEAGDYEYANNLGYLYASRHDFKNAEKYYLIAIKNNDYDALNNLAILYEQYGKIEEAEKYYLESAEKNCEGAEKNLLIFYNSTNQIEKAKDLYLHLAWKNDIDAMNRLGMIFGNEGNFKESKKWFLKAAALGDEHAKNNLKVLEENLKK, from the coding sequence ATGAAAAAAACTGGAATGGATAAGTTATTTGATAAATATATTAAAAGGATTCAGTCTGGAGATACAAAGGCTATGAATGAAATTGCTCTTATTTTTCAAAATAACTATGAAGATGAAAATGCAGAAAAATGGTTTTTGAAGGCAATTGAAGCTGGAGATTATGAATATGCCAATAATCTGGGATATTTGTATGCCAGTCGGCATGATTTTAAAAATGCAGAAAAGTATTATTTGATTGCAATTAAAAATAATGATTATGATGCCTTGAATAATTTGGCAATTCTGTATGAGCAATATGGGAAAATTGAAGAGGCGGAAAAATATTATTTGGAGTCGGCTGAGAAAAATTGTGAAGGTGCAGAAAAGAATTTGCTTATATTTTACAATAGTACAAATCAGATTGAGAAGGCAAAAGACTTGTATTTGCATTTGGCTTGGAAAAATGATATTGATGCGATGAATAGGTTAGGAATGATTTTTGGAAATGAAGGGAATTTTAAGGAATCAAAAAAATGGTTTTTAAAGGCTGCGGCATTGGGAGATGAGCATGCAAAGAATAATTTGAAAGTATTGGAAGAAAATTTGAAAAAGTAA
- a CDS encoding TrkH family potassium uptake protein, with translation MFFKNKSFSPYMTILLSFVIVTVLGGILLSLPISVNYGKSVKLIDGFFIATSAICVTGLSSIDIGSVYNTFGQIIILILIQLGGLGVITFTSVIIIMISKKIGYYTKKIVQEDINIDTTFRIEEYVKKVIFSVILIEFIGAVVLFFEFIKKFSFFKAVYYSLFHSVSAFCNAGFSLFSDNLYGFKNSFLINITIPLLIFLGGIGFSTILNCYNVFRKKEERLTSTTKLSIKISIFLIIAGTIAMLILEYSNKSTIGNLSFVQKLEASFFQSVSTRTAGFNTISILGLKRSTSLLFIILMFIGASPGSTGGGIKTTTLGLIVLGTLATLKNKDAVEYDKRSISWRIYSKAIAILFISLIYTVICVFLLILFERNKNFLDLAFEVYSAFGTVGLSRDLTPSLSDISKFILIVTMFVGRVGPLTITLALSKSNLKKGHYTYPQENILIG, from the coding sequence ATGTTTTTTAAAAATAAATCTTTTTCACCATATATGACAATATTATTATCATTTGTAATAGTGACAGTTTTAGGCGGAATCTTATTATCTTTGCCAATTTCTGTGAATTATGGAAAAAGTGTAAAGTTGATTGATGGATTTTTTATAGCAACTTCAGCTATTTGTGTGACAGGGCTTTCCAGTATTGATATTGGCAGTGTTTACAATACTTTCGGGCAAATTATAATTTTGATTTTGATACAGCTTGGAGGACTTGGGGTTATAACGTTCACATCAGTTATAATTATTATGATTTCAAAGAAAATTGGATATTATACCAAAAAAATAGTTCAAGAAGATATAAACATTGACACAACTTTTAGAATTGAAGAATATGTGAAAAAAGTTATTTTTTCTGTAATCTTGATTGAATTTATTGGAGCTGTTGTTTTATTTTTTGAATTTATAAAAAAGTTTAGTTTTTTTAAAGCAGTTTATTATTCACTTTTCCATTCTGTTTCAGCATTTTGCAATGCTGGATTTTCATTATTTTCAGACAATTTATATGGATTTAAAAATAGCTTCTTGATAAATATTACAATTCCGCTTTTGATATTTTTAGGTGGAATCGGATTTTCAACGATTTTAAATTGTTACAATGTTTTTAGAAAAAAAGAGGAAAGATTAACTTCAACGACTAAATTAAGCATTAAAATATCCATTTTTTTGATAATTGCAGGAACAATTGCGATGCTTATCTTAGAATATTCCAATAAAAGTACGATTGGAAACTTATCTTTTGTGCAAAAATTAGAAGCATCATTTTTTCAAAGTGTATCAACGAGAACCGCTGGATTTAACACAATTTCAATTTTAGGTCTAAAAAGGTCAACTTCACTTTTATTTATTATTTTAATGTTTATCGGCGCTTCTCCAGGCTCAACTGGTGGAGGAATAAAGACTACGACGCTTGGGCTTATAGTCTTAGGAACTTTGGCAACACTTAAAAATAAGGATGCAGTCGAATATGACAAGAGAAGTATTAGCTGGAGAATTTATAGCAAAGCAATCGCTATATTATTTATTTCACTTATTTATACGGTAATTTGTGTATTTTTATTAATTTTATTTGAAAGAAATAAAAATTTTCTGGATTTGGCATTTGAAGTATATTCAGCATTTGGAACAGTTGGACTTTCTAGAGATTTGACACCAAGTCTTTCGGATATTTCAAAATTTATACTTATTGTTACAATGTTCGTTGGAAGAGTTGGACCGCTCACAATCACTTTGGCATTGTCAAAGTCAAATTTAAAAAAAGGACATTATACCTATCCACAAGAAAATATTTTGATAGGATAA